From Tripterygium wilfordii isolate XIE 37 chromosome 16, ASM1340144v1, whole genome shotgun sequence, one genomic window encodes:
- the LOC119980489 gene encoding RNA polymerase II subunit A C-terminal domain phosphatase SSU72-like — MKYRYAMVCSSNQNRSMEAHSLFKRQGFDVSSYGTGSHVKLPGPSIREPNVYDFGTPYKQMFDDLRRKDPELYKRNGILPMLKRNIGVKSAPQRWQDNVADGSFDVVLAFEEKVYDMVIEDLFIRDHALMKSVLIINLEVKDNHEEAAVGARLALELCQEVEAAESWEDSIDEIVTNFENKHRRKVLYNISFY, encoded by the exons ATGAAGTACAGGTACGCAATGGTGTGTTCGTCGAACCAGAATCGGAGTATGGAGGCTCACTCCCTGTTTAAGAGGCAGGGCTTCGACGTATCTTCCTACGGCACCGGATCTCACGTCAAGCTCCCTGGACCTTCCATCAGAGAACCTAATGTCTACGATTTTGGTACCCCGTACAAGCAGATGTTCGATGATCTCAGGCGCAAAGATCCCGAACT TTACAAGCGTAATGGCATATTGCCAATGCTGAAGAGGAATATAGGAGTCAAATCAGCACCACAACGTTGGCAAGATAATGTTGCTGATGGTTCCTTTGATGTGGTATTAGCATTTGAAGAGAAGGTTTATGACATGGTCATTGAAG ACCTCTTTATTCGAGATCACGCCCTTATGAAAAGTGTGTTGATAATCAACTTGGAGGTGAAAGATAACCATGAGGAGGCAGCTGTAGGTGCTCGTCTTGCCTTAGAGCTCTGCCAGGAG GTTGAAGCAGCTGAATCATGGGAGGATTCAATTGATGAGATTGTGACTAATTTTGAGAACAAGCACCGTCGGAAGGTGTTGTATAACATTTCTTTCTACTGA